The window TCGGTCACTAAAAAAAAGAGCTTTGGGCAGATATACGCGTACTCGGAGATCCTCGGAAATGAGGATGCAAtccctctcgcctccccACCACGGGGGCTTTTGTGTCAGGATTGAAGGGCAGTTTCAAGACGAATCCACGCCATAGAGTGCTCCATGTGTCGCCTTCTTTGGAGCGGCGGGCAGGCGGGGTGCGAGGGACGCCTTCGAGTATCTCTTCCGTTAAACGAGGATGGAtacgcgtcgccgcgaagtCTTTCTTGTGTGTGCTTTCCGGTTTTtcaggccgccagcgccgcggcggcggcagcggtcGCTCCGTCTCGCAAGACTGGCTGGGCCGTGtcaccgccgtcgccgacggGGGACGCCTtgccgtctgccgcgctggccctcgcgagcgacgccgcggacttCCCAGATCTGCAGATCGCGATCTCTGAGGGCGGGGTGGCGCCGAGTGCCCCGAAGAAGCCAGGGGGGGGCGCTGGCaagcctcgcggcggaggcgagcgcggcaccACGAAGAGTCTGCAGGagttcgtcgccgtcgtgtccgcgcagaagcgcgagcagcagcagagcgtGTGGGGCCAGCAGTTGCCGTCTGTGGCGGCGCCCGTGGCCTCGATCCTtcccggcgctgccgcccccgccggcagccagcgcgcctcaggtgccgcgcccgcggcgctgcccgcgggcgcagagaagacgaagggcgaagcggccgctgaaggggcgaggcgagcgagcggagaAAGCTATCCaactgcagaggcgaccgcTGCGGTCGGTGGTTGGTCGGCGGGCGACAACGAGCTTGCAGGAGgagggaaggcgaagcagcagaaggagaaggatAACGTTGCCGCAGGtgagtttttttttcgttgcGGAGGCTATCTGAGCGATCGGCAACTGCTGTCGACTGTCCGGGGAGGCAGCTGGAGCCTTCATAACACGCAGCGGAAGAGCGGATGTGCCCTGTTTGGTCCTTCGTCGGGGCCGCCGGCAATGCCTCCGTGTGACTTCTTCTTGTGTGCCTCCTCAGGCAAGGAGACTCGCGCGACTGAAGTGATGCCGGAGCGGTATAAGGAGCAAGTCGAGGGTAAGCGAAAGTCCGGCGGCGCAGTCAGAAAGCCTTTGCGTTCCCTCGggatgcaggcgcggcgcctacGCATCATGTGGGGCGAGTTCGAAAATGCCGGCACTGGTGCCGAGTTTGTGGCTGCatgtcttctcttcttttgcGTCGTTCAGCTTGACTTCCCCTGCGCTTTTTGGTGGTGCGAATGGGAATGGGTCCGCTTGTTGCCGTGAAAGACTGGACCATATCTGGGTGGCTGACCGAGTGGTGGTTTTCTTGAATGTGCTGTGCGCCAGTGTTTTTTCTGCATCTGCGCTGCAATGCGTTTTGGTTCTGTGCTGTCCCTCAGAGTGGAAGATGCTGATGGAGCAGACGAAGCTTCAGCTGGATCTCTCTGTCATCGAGTATCTGGCGACTTTCACGGTGAGTTTCACCGCCTGCGGATGCATGCGCACTCGTCTGCGTGTTGTTGCTGTGGCATGGCAGACTGAAGAGTAGGCAGTGTGAGGATATCACTTATTTTTCGGtcccttcttctgcagcgatACAGTCTTGCGCCCACGGTGCGGCGGTCGGTCGATTTTGTCTTCTGAACTCTGGGCAGGGTCATTGTCCGTCGTTCATTCTTTTGGCCTTCCCCGACGTGTCTCCTTTGTCCTCAAATGGGGTAGAGCCTCGATGCCGGGTCTTCTAGCTCCGTCGTTTTTGCTTTTTTGACCAGGAGGCGCAGTTCCGTTGGATGGGCTCGCTGTGTTGTGGGTCGCGGGCCTGTCCAGCCTCTCCAAGAGTCCCTGTCGCCGCGACGTCCTTGACTGTCCGCCGCTGTGGCTAGCGGCGGCCATCTGCATTCCCGCTGTGCCTTtcgtgtgcgccgcggcgcttgtGTCTTCAGTCGGAGGGCGAAATCGTCGACTTCTTGGCGCCCAACGTCGAGGACGGCAGCCAGTTGGAGACTTTCGCTCGGCAGCTCCTTTCCATCAACACGCACTTCAGCACGACGAGACCCCACGGCAAGAAAGGCCACGGCGGAGGCCACGGAAGCGCTGCGAACGACGACGATGAAAACCGCGTCCCAGGTGCGTCAGGGTGCAAAAACACGTCGGGTTTTTCTCTGTAAATGTATCCAcagcgcatgcgtctgcatgTGGGACTACAGCACATCCGCACGTTTtgatgtatacatatatgcagatATAGATTtagatataaatatgtatatatgtgtatatataatTATATATATGATTAGGtctatgtatatgcatgGCTGTTTGTAGTGTGTCGTGCGTGGGCtgtgtctgcaggcgcagcgccgcgcaagTCGCAGGGAGTAGGAGAtggcgcgagcgcggggagaggcggcagcggctcgggaggcggtcgcggaggaaagaagaagaaggtgCAAGGCAAGACTGTCGACCCTTCGATGCTGGGTAAGGCTCTTCGTTAGTGCCGAAAAACAGCACCCGGGGCTTCCAACATCTAGAGGTTCCAAGTCCCACGAGAGGCGAAGTGGTGCTTCTCCCTTCTCGCTGTTGTTCATACCGGTCCCTCAAGCACACAGGCGACCTAGGAAAGCTAGAGCGTGGCAGTTCGCGAACGCAGGGCGTCGCGTACTATGCGTGTGCGCAAGCTGTACATGAAAGAAaaaatatgtatgtatgtatatatgtatgtatacgtatatgaGTTTGTATCTGCGCGGTACCTCTACACGCATTTCTGTTCGCGCAGTGCTAGCAGATCGCGTGTCGACCGCGTGTCTGTGTGGTGCGGACTTCCGGCATTGTCTCCCTcttgcgccgcgctgcaggagtCTGTATAGAGTTTGAACCGAGTCTCTGCGGTGTTTGGTGCGTGCGACGCGTCGGCAGGGTTCTCGGTGCGCAGCAACCGAATTCTCCAGGGGACGATTGACCGCGGCACGGACtagcgcgcagggcgccatGCCGTAGTCCACAATAGTTTTTTCGAGAAGGTAGCAGCGGCCGACAGGGCGGAGCTGGAGGAGACGTGtgagaggacgcgaggcaCTTGAAGTCTCTTCGagaccgcgcgccgctgcggcaaaGCGGCAGCTGGAGAAGCGTCCTCAGAGGAGCCCGCCTAGAGGCTTGGAACGTCTGCAAGCCAAGGGGCGGAAGCCAGTGCGCGTCCGTCGGTCGCGCTGTAACTAGCGTTTTCGCTACGTGTTGCTTTTTCGGGTTCCTCTTGTTCTGCGagcccgcctgcgcgtgcccAGTCTACGCAGTCGACCCCAAAGGATCGGCGGAAAGTCTCGCTGAGGATGTTGTGTCGGTGCCTTGACGCCGCGCGGGGTCTGTGGTGTAACGGCCCGTGTCTTGCCGATCTCCGCGGTGCTTTTTCGTTAGGCCTTCCCTTTCCCTacttctcgctctccccaCACCTTGGTGTATATGTCGGGCTGCGAATCTCCTGACCgttcgaggcgctgcagcgcccgcaggcggtcACGTGGTCTCTCGAGTGCATGATTTGTTTGTGTATATCTTGGTGTGGAGAGGTCATCAAGCGGCTGCGTTGCTCAagcgagcgcctgcgtcgcgatCCGGTGGGCCGTTCatgaagggggggggggcctgTTCGATACAGCGTGTCGCAAGAAAATGCGGTATGTCAAGAGCGCTGGTCTTGGGCGTTCGCGTGTGGTGCGTTCCGAgtgccgccgaggccgaTGATGCGAGCCAGATAGGCGTGTAGATTTTCATTCTCCATCCCGCGCTGCCTTGGCAGCACTCGTGGCGTCTGTGTGTCTCGAGCTCTGTGAGCGAGAGCGCCTTCCGGCCCCCGCACTGTTTGCGTTTCCCTGTGTCTGTGGTATGTCGCAACGATCCGTCTTTACGGAGTGTTTGACTTTCTACTTCCCAGTGTCTATTGCAGCTGTGGTACACTAGTTAGCTGTTCAGTTAACTGGGAAGACAGAAGTGTTTCGCGTCATTCTCCCGCCACGGCAATGCCCTGGCTATTGTCTTCATCGCACAGTTCAAAAGCAGACCGCGCGTGAGTTCTCTGCAAGCTAGTCACTGGTtgtcgggggggggggaggctgAACTCCCCCAGCCACAGCGGTTTCCGGTCCTTCCCACCCTTTTTGGAGCGTCATCCCTGCGTTAGCTGCCCCTTGGCGTATCGCTACGGACGTCACGCAaggtgctgcagccgcgtttGCCGTCTCTGCCTAGCTCATTCTAGCACTAACCAGTTCACAGCGAGCGTATGGTGCTTGCCCACGATATCGTTCTGTTTTTTTACAAAGAGTTTCCAACCTGGCGCCGCTCATTTCGGGGTTGTGCTCTTCAGCTGTAGCAGGCTACGACTCTATTGCCCCGGCACGTCTTCGCAGAGAAGAGCGCCCCGCCACACTTCCTTCCCCCCTCCATTCACGAAGTTTTTGAGTATTCCGAATATCGTATGTGCTTCTCTCCAAAAAACATGCTGGAGTTTCTGCTAGTTATCACACCTGGACGCGCGAGTGGGCGTCTGTTGGAGAACTCTTTAAGCGCCTCTGCGATCTGGGCACGCCCGTCCGCTGGGATTTATTTCTGCTGTACGTCGTGCTGGCTTTTAgttccgccgtcgctgacTGATTGATTTGATGGGGGTACTCAAAGATCACCTGCGGCTCGATTTCGCTCTTGCCGTTCGTGCAAAGCCAAGCGGTACCTTCGCCATGAAGGGAATACACCGGGCTCCTGATCAGTGTTTGGTTTTGCTAACCGAAAGTAGTGTCTCAAATAACGATACCGGAACGCGGTTTCAACAGCTCCGCACTGGTTGGACCTTTAtagacatacatatatatatacgcatatatatatatatatatatatatatatatatatatatatatatatatatatatatatatataaatgtagGCAGTGGGCAGGCATAGGTTGGCAGTGTCCTTCACTGCCAGGCAAGAATTTCACCGACTCGTGATCACTCTAATCTTTGCTTTCATACGTCGATGTCTCCAGGGTCTTCTGTTTGGTCGTTGAAGGCCGTGTGCGCTGAGGTGGCGCCTGTGCTTCCACCATCGTCACAGGCAGCAGTACAACCCCACGAACAAAAATCGGTTTGTTCAACAAACTCGCACATTTTATTTAGAAGCATGGCGCTGCCTTCCCGTACGCCTATGAATGGCCAAAAGCccgacggagagaggcgcgccgccccggtTGCCTGCATGTATCTGCGTCAGATGACGCGTGTGCATGGTGAAGAACAGAAAATACCAGCCCACGTGGTGCTGTGGAAAAAAACTGTTCCTTGACAAGTGCACAGGGGACGAGCAACAGCCACAGCTCGAATTTCCCCTCTCGTTGCTTTTCCTCCTCGAAAAAAACAGTCCGTTCATCGATCCCAGCCCCCCCCGTCCTCAGCCAGTGTGGCGGCCGGCTTTCGCTTCGTGTGGAGACTGCCGTGTGCCAGGTAGCTGTGAGGGCTGCGGAAGGAGTGAGAGGCTCGAAAAGTCCACGAAGGTCGCGACCTCTGCCACCATACACGCACTGCGTGACAGGGACCGGtggacgccgcagagcgcgcgtgtgcagcatTTCCGCTTCCGCTCATCTTGAAGAGGGTTTGCTGCGGAGCATTTgttgcgcagagaggcgacggggaGGACGGCGGGCTTTTCCCGCAAACGAAGCTGCGGATCTGCGCGGCACGTCTGCAGGCCTGGCCTGCACTTCCTCACTCAGCGAGTTGTTCAAGGAGGAAGTTGCGCTTCTCAGCCTgagccgcgacgacgagctccGCGAGGAAGATCGGGTCCCAGCCTTCTTCGCATAGCCGCGTGAGGAGAAGCAACAgcggcgtcgacggcgcggcgccggagggcaGGAGAAGGTTCGCGGTCTCCACGAGGAGTGCAAACGCTTCGCGGGCGCTTGTCAGCTCCTCTGCAGAGTACGCCGGCGACGATGCACTCGGCATCTTGGCAGTCCCCCCGGCGGAGACCGAAAGGGAGCGTCGCAGACCAAAGGCGAGCCCGCGAACAAGCAGACGCTCCCGCAAGGCGGCAGGGAGCCGAAGCGCGTAAGAATCCGTGAGTGAAGGGGCGCAAAGAAAAAGATGGACTCGCAGGGCGAAGATCAAGATGAGCCAAGGGCAGAGAGCGAAAGGGGGGCGCCGCACGGAGGCAACCACGAAAAAGATTAACGAGCCCAACCCTAGAAAGGACAacaagaagaggagacgacgagaggGTGGGGGGGACACACAAAAAAAACAATGTGCGATAGTCTCCGCGGCAGTTCAGAGGGGCGAGACAATGACTCACGAGCCGAAGGCAAAGAGTGCCGTGGCGAGCGGAGCGAAGACAGCGGTGTGAGCAGGGagggaaagagagaaaacgcagccGGTGAGAAGTCGGAGACGAAAACCAGCACAACAGCGGCAGTGTAGGCGGACAGGAACTCCTCCGGAGATCGACGGTGTCTGGCTTTTCGCCCGGATCAAACactcctcttctccgccgcactGTCTCTCACGTCCCATCTCTGCAATTTTCCTTTGCTTGGCCGCCGGCACTTCAAATCGTTTGAGACTGGCGCAATCTGCCTCATGCACACGTAGCCGCGGGATGAGGGCGGAGATAAGGAAGTCCTTTTTTCACCGCAACGGTCTGTCTTTATCGTGTCGGGTCGCTTTGCGGCAATCATCGCTTCCCTCACCTCGCGCCCGGTTCGTCTTCTTGCTGAACAAAGAAGGGCGAagagctcgccgcgtctcaTTCGACACTCAGACGCAACAGCCTACAAACCCTGTAGCCTATTTTACTTTGCGAACGTCCGCTCAGGCTTTCCAGTggaccgcggccgctgccacTGTCTCAGCGGCGGAACCGCGGGAGAGTTGTTTCAGCAACTTCTCGTAGTCCCGTAAAGCGGGACCGCGCAGGCAGGTCGATGGCTCGCCGAAAAGTGTGCGTGCGTCGACGTCGCCACGCGCAACCCGACTACAGCCTACTTCCTGAATTATTCTCGCGCGTCCCTAAGTGCCCAGGTTCCTGTCGTCCTCAGCACCACACACTCTGTGGCGAAGTGAGGTCAATCCATCGCTAGAGCAGAACTCACCCCTCTGTCAGAAGCGCGGGTTCACGGCGCCTACGAGGCGGCTGGGCGTGACCCAAGCAAGGGTCGACTCCCCGGGGTAATGGATAGCAGACAGCGCCACGGGTTCGGCTGCGAAAAACGCGCGCAGCCCCACTGCGTTCGGTGAGGCTACCGGGACGAGAACCTGGAGAACGACGAAGCAGTTTTCAGTGGATTTTGGGGAGCTTTGACAGAAGAATTCCGGGATGCTGTGAATGCAACACCATACTGCGAGACGCTGGCGCGGAATTCTCTTCGGACTCTGGAATGCGTCCGTGCTGGTGAAtcggcgcgcatgcattgTTTTGGCACCGCTCTCCTGCTCACCGATGCGTGAGAGTTCCCAAGCTTTTCACGCGTGTGCAGGCGGGATTCTTTAAGCCCTAGTCGACGCGTAAAACGTCTCCGCGTAGCCTACCTCACCCTCGCTCGTCGCTTCGCGTCTGAGCGGCGACTGCTGCGAGGGCACAAGAGTGAATTTCTGGCAGTCTGAGCCGACCAATGAGGCGGaggctcgcccgccgcggcagcgtcaTCTGTTTCCCTGTAGTCTTCTCATCCGCGGCGCACCGTTGCAGAGTTTTCTGTCAAAAAGGCGCCTGCAGTTCCTGCCTTCGCGTGTGCATCCTTCAAACAGAAGCGACGAGCCCGCTCGTGCAGCACCTTGCAAGCGCTGTCCTAGACAATCCCATCGGCGCGCGTTCAGGGgtctctttcctcttctcccacATGGGACGGAGCACAGCCCCGCGGGGAGGCCGCTTCATGTCACCCTCAGCCAGGAGTACATAACGTCGCTTTCGGCGTGGGTGTTTACGCACCCTCTGGCGGCACTGCGGCTTGCTAGTTGCATAATACGGCTCGCGAACTCTCGCACTCGCCTTctttcggcgccgcctcctctacTCACTTtagcccctccccccctccatCCCCCTGGTTCCACGCATCGCGGCTTTCTCATCAAGGGCTCTGCTTCTCGTGATGCGCTTGCTTCGCGGCCGTGTGCGCTGTTTGTGTgccccgccgctgcgtgttCCACGCGTGTCTTCCATCCTTTTGGTCGGCGGGTGAAGCCCCTCGCAGCTGTTTTTTCGTTCCAGGATGAAGTTCTCCAAGCAGCTGTCCGCCCAGGCAGATCTGCGCTACCTGAGTCAGTACATTTCCTACAAGGACCTCAAGAAGGCCATCAAGGTGATCACAGGCAGCGACGTCCAAGTGTGCACCGTTCAAGATGTCGTCTCGAATTTTGGGCAAACCAACGCTCTCACAGGGGCGCTCTTCAGGTGCGGCTTTTCTTCGGGCCATCAGAgcggaaaagagaagaggaggagacgtCGGGGTCGCTGCTGCCCCGCGGGTGTCCTGCGCATTCAGTATAGCGGTGTCCAGCGTGTGTTTGAGAAATCAACAACTATATACAGGCTGGACGAATATCATGACCTTCACTCTGTGTTGAGAACACTTCGGCTGCGCTGGTGGTTGGTGGAGGAAGGGCGCGTATCTTTTGGTCgtgggcgcctcgcctcctgtTTTCAGGCACCTTCACGTACATGCAAAATATGCATGTAGTGGGTTGTCGCGTGTTGCTCTTCATGCATCCCGGTGCGTGGCCGCCGtgcctaaaccctaaaccctaaagtGTTTTTCGGCGCCTTCAGTCCTACGCGTCACTCGGGGCGTGGCTAGTCTTTCTCTCGAATGTGCAGGCTGTCTGCGGCGTGGTTGTCTGGTGCAGGCCCCCGGAGTCGCGTTTCCAGGATCTGCTGAACCACGAGCTCGACAAGATCAACTCTTTTTCCCGCGATGAAGTATCGGCGATTCTTGaccggctgcgcgcggcgcaggcgaccatgcggcgcctgcatgccGCCCTCacgctgctgtcgctctccCCAGACTCGCCCGCGtacgccgaggcgcaggcgcgcatgcagcacctGGCACAGAAGGAGCGGGAGTGTacagcgacggccgcggagcgGGCGGAGGGGattcgaggccgcgagggagacTCGAAGCTGCTGGTGccacg is drawn from Besnoitia besnoiti strain Bb-Ger1 chromosome VI, whole genome shotgun sequence and contains these coding sequences:
- a CDS encoding hypothetical protein (encoded by transcript BESB_069720): MPSASSPAYSAEELTSAREAFALLVETANLLLPSGAAPSTPLLLLLTRLCEEGWDPIFLAELVVAAQAEKRNFLLEQLAE